The genomic stretch ATGATGCAAACAATTTTAACAAGTATACAGTACTCAGATATAATAttctaaaaacaaaatattgtaGAAAATCCATTCCAACAGCAATGAGTTTGCTAAACATGCATCAATACCTCCcttcctgtcccctgccctatcaTAAAGGGGTTCTGCGTCTTAGAGCCCCTGGCCCTCCTGGCGCTCCGTACCTGCACGTGCAGCTCCTTGTCCAGCTGGCTGATCCCCTGCGCCAGTTTAGCCAGCTGCTCCGCAATAATGGCATTGTGGATGGCCTGGGCCGTGTACGTCTTCACGTCGAAATCTTCCGAGCAGAAGTCTGCGTAACACTCTGTGAGTGAGAGCAAAGGCTGCTTTCACTGCAATGCATATTACTGCCAGTCTGACATGTTCACATTAAGCCACCGTAACAGACTGGAAAAACATTAAATTCATAATTTTTTCTATGAGGAAGGGCTAAAGACGAGGTATGCGAGAGAATATAAAAGGCTCAAATACACTTTATATTTAAGAAAACACTGAATGACGGTCGTACTTATAACAGCAATGATGGAGAACAGGATTACATCTAACAATGTTCTGACACGCGAGGTTTTCCCTCTCACAAACGTCGGTACTACGCTGAAGACCCGTTTTAGTGGTTTTAATTTCCAAGTTAGGACTGGCGAGCGTGTTTCGGGGCGTTTTTATTATAAAGCCTGATTAAATGTCATACTACTGTCAACCGGACGGCTAAGGTAATGCGAAATAAAACTAGCCCACGCAAGTGTCCCGCGGATAGTTTGAAGCAAATCGACAAATTTCCTCCATAAACAGAAATAGAAAGCACTGTTTGTGGGAGTAAAACACCTAATTCTGTTAGCTAACACTGCTAAAGCTCATGACAAACATGTATCTGCTTAACGCTGACCCTGCCTGAAGCTCatgagaatgagagagagaaagcatTACAATTATGAAGCATGAAAACAAAATAGGCAGTCTTACCATCTTTTAGAAGTGCATTTGTAGAGGTATCGCCTTTGCTTCCTTCCATGTTGGCGACTGGCCGGTGACGCAAAAACCCTGCGCCCGTCGCTCTGACGCCACACCAAGATGTACACGTGGAAACGCGGAATAATTCAAACGAAACATAATTCCACgtttaattaaaacagaaataataTATTTAATCAGACTGAATTTGGAATGCATTTGCGGTTTTTAAGAGGTCAGTGGGTCAAAGATGAAAGGTAACCCCAGTACTTGGTGACGTTGCCAGGAGGATGTTCTATTGAATCTTTCCTGAAACGTAtcgaataaaacaaacaaacaaaaaaataacatacTGGGACTGGTTCTGCTAGTTATTTTTGAGGTGAAGAAGCTCTGCTGTGGAAGTATCAGAAGATGGATTTAGTTTTTAAGAGGAAAAACCGGCATCCATTATCCACAAATACATATATTTCTATACGTTTCTGAAGTGTTTTATCTTTAAATACGATCTGCGAAACGTATCCTTCCACGGAAAAGAATTTGATCAAAAGACACCCATAATGGGACGCCTGGGTGTTTGATTGTAACACTTGTCTGGACGAGCTTCTCGTGGTACTTCTCAGTGGTCCATGATTTCGGGGTTTGAGTGGAATCGCTGTCGGGCGGGAGTACAAACATGGATTCAAACTCGAAAAACATCATGGACATGTTTGAAAGGGGTAAAGTAGTTAAAATCTGTGCTCCGATGGTTCGTTATTCTAAGTAAGTGCGTGGGATTTCAGTTTTCTCTTGTATACCAAATGTGTGTAGTACGCGGCGAAATCATCCACCGCATGTCACCATTTGCAGGCTGGCGTTCAGGTCCCTGGTGAGGAAATACGACTGCGATGTATGCTTTACTCCTATGATCATTGCAGCCGACTTCATGCGATCAGCCAAAGCAAGAGACAGTGAATTTACAACCAATCAAGGTTAGGCTCAAGTTACAGGAACAAAAGCGGAGTAAAAAATATTTcatgtagtatttaaaaaccgtTATCTGGTGGTGAATCGATGGCTCTTATTGTCTCACTCCTCAGCGGATCGCCCGCTGGTCGTGCAGTTTGCCGCTAACGACCCCCAGACACTAGCTGAAGCGGCCAGCGCGGTGGCCCCCTTCTCCGACGGCGTGGACCTCAACTGCGGCTGTCCTCAGAGGTAGACATACCCCAACGACCGACTGTTGGCTCACAGATAGTTAAAACCAAACTAAGGGTGTGCATTAGGATGTAGATGGTAAGAGCATGCCCCGACCAACGTGGGCGTAAATTATAAGATGGCTTGTAATAATCAAAACCAGACAATACAACGCCCTGGACCCCCTTAACCTGGTGGAAACCTCAACCCCACTCGTGTGTGCTTAGAAGGGTAGAGGTTCATGGCTGAGACGATTGATTGTTGAGAAGATTGCAGCACAGTTGCTACACAACACACTGtagatatatatgtatatttagttATTGTACAATGATAAtaaagattctgattctgaagatTGATCTTGAGGCCTGCTGATGGTTCGATTTATAGAGAGATAACAAATCTGTTTTTTCCGCAGATGGGCCATGGCAGAAGGGTACGGTGCATGTCTGATAAATGATCCCGAGCTGGTGAGGGACATGATACAGCAGGTCCGATCCCGAGTGGAGAACCCCAGATACAGCGTCTCTATCAAAATACGGTAAGGGCTGACGGCTGCATTTCACAGACAAGCATCAGCAGCTCCAGAATCCTCATCGATTTAGCCCTTGTGTTGTACCGGCCGTAACGAATTTGTAATTGCCGTTTCTTTTCGTTATTGGCATTCTGAGCGGTTTATCGTGCGTTTTCTCCCGAGCGTGGTCTTCTGCTTCTTCACTTAGGATCCACAAGGACCTCAGGCGGACCGTGGACTTGTGCCAGAAGGCTGAGATGGCCGGGGTGTCCTGGGTGACCGTCCACGGCCGGACCGTGGAGGAGAGGCACCAACCGGTCCACTATGACGCCATAAGGACCATCAAGGACAGCGTCTCCATCCCAGTGATCGCCAACGGGGATGTGAAGAGCCTCAAAGATGTGGAGTCTACCTGCTTGCGCACTGGGGTCGATGGTAAATGGACATTTAATAGGTCAGACCTGGAATACGCTGTTTAATGGGGATGGTCTGTCCCTCATCAGGGGTATGGGGACAGAAAACAACATACAGTATAAAGCATAGAGGAGAATCTTGTCACTTGTGACCGGTCCCTTATTGGCAACTCACCCTAGCAGCAATAGTACCTAAGCTGGCTCCTTCGCAGCTGTCTGCTTGTGATGTCACATCTGTCTCATCACTGTGGGCAGACAAGTGCCCAGGAGGTGGTCAGTGTAGTAGGATGCTCCCTTTAAACCTATAGCCATTTTCTCCTGCTAAACACAGCTGATATCTTCCATAAAGTCTGGGAAATGTCACCGGCTATGTTTGAGGTCCTCCGTACGTGTCGTTTAGGTGTGATGGTTGCCCGGGGTCTGCTGGCCAATCCCGCCATGTTCGCTGGCTATGAAAACACGCCGCTGGAGTGCGTGTGGGACTGGGTGGACATCGCCCTGGAGCACGGCACGCCTTTCACGTGTTTTCACCAACATCTGATCTACATGTTGGAGCGCGTCAGCTCGCCGGCGGAGAGGAGGGTGTTCAATGCGCTGTCCAGCACCTCGGCCGTCATCGACTACCTCCGCCATACCTACAGCTCCTGACTGCCACAGATTCCCTGCCGTTAAAGccgaaacttgttttatttaataaaaattacTTTTAATGCAGAGGAGACAATCAGTCGTCGTTCTCAGTGTCCCAATTTTGCATCGGTCCTAATATTTAAAGAGCCCTGAACAGGCTTCCGTATCTATCAGCTCCAGTACCTGACATGATGCTTTGTGCCATTTGTACActacagcttggggggggggtcatagcaCCGATTTGGTCATTTATCTGCTGTCCATCCGGCGTTTTTCTgttaagggcccaacagtggtgCGACTGCTCTGCCAAccgcgggatttgaaccagcaaccttctgttgTCAGGCCTCACCTGCAGAGTGTTTTGTGCATTTGGAATATATTTAAACAGTGCACTGCGTTTTCTGTCAGCCATCGCGAACCCTAAGGTGCTCTAAGCTTGGTTTCCCAACCTTTTGTTGTTTGCCAACCAGTCAACGTCCCATAAATATTTCACAGGCCGCTAAAACTGGGGAACGGGGGACATCAGCAGACTGACTGCTGATTTCATACATTTTTCATTCAGACGTGAACAACAGAAACCCCTGAGAGTTCTGCAGCCCTATCTAAACCATCATGTCTGGACAGCCTGTATCCATAGCACCACAATCACTGCTAACCTACTAAGACCCACAGGAATGTATCCCGAATGTTTTTCCGTCTCTGTCTTGTCTCTTTTCTCCTTTGGGAGTAAATAAAACTCATCTCCATGTACCACTCTGGGTAGGGTCATGGTTGGCCACCCTCCTTGCACACATCACTTAGCATTTATAAGTTATTTTTCATCTGCCCAGTTCCTTACACACAAGGACAAGAATAAAAACCCTGGGTCATTTGCTGCTGCTGAATACCAATTTTTCTGTCAGGTATGTTGTATTGGTGGACGTCAGTAgactaccccccctccccaagagaACACTCTCTTTTCCATTACTGCATCTCCCttaccccccatcccccccctctGCATGTATCACACCTCAAAAGAGCCATCTCTGAGTCATAATTACGTTCTCAGTATCTCACCTTCGCCCTGCTGGGCAGATGAGGCCATTCCCAGCATACACTGCGATTCCCCTGTCCTGGTGTGACTGTCACACCACTCCTACTGCTTTCCATTGTGCCTAAGTAGCCTCCCTTCCCTCTGTCCTCAGACAAGCGTGTGACATCATTAGACGTCAACATCTTTTCATTTCTGGAAATGCAGGACGTCAAAGGTATAACAATGGAGTATGGGACGCCTCCCCAGCTCGTCCCAGGCATCCTGgattgaccccccccctccccccggcttgcaCAACATCCCTCACGTCCCTAACCCCCTCCTACAGCTTTTGTCATCACTGCTCCCCAGATGACACTTGCCTGTACCTCTGTATTCATATCTTCATCCACATCACCGCAGTCAGACCAGAAACATCCACCAGAGCCTGTGTAAGATAGAGAGTTCTGCAGGTGACAGTAATTCTTCTTGCATGTGGACTGTCTCTGATTTCATCACAATGCACGGCCCTGTAAGCCAtcttggaagaaaaaaaaaagcttctgcCAAATCAAATCAATGTAAATATTTTGTCTGATTTTCTTGCCGACGCAGAAGGGACCGGATACTTTTTTGTCGAGTCGCCCACACACCTCTGCAACCGTAAAGTCACCTGCGAAATTCTCATCGGGAAAGTCATCTCCACACTCTGGAGGGAAACGTCCACCAAGGCCAAGTTACTATAAGCCCACAGTAAAAAGATCCCTCGCAAGAGTAAAAAAGAATATTCACAGTAACccaatt from Brienomyrus brachyistius isolate T26 chromosome 3, BBRACH_0.4, whole genome shotgun sequence encodes the following:
- the dus4l gene encoding tRNA-dihydrouridine(20a/20b) synthase [NAD(P)+]-like isoform X2, encoding MIIAADFMRSAKARDSEFTTNQADRPLVVQFAANDPQTLAEAASAVAPFSDGVDLNCGCPQRWAMAEGYGACLINDPELVRDMIQQVRSRVENPRYSVSIKIRIHKDLRRTVDLCQKAEMAGVSWVTVHGRTVEERHQPVHYDAIRTIKDSVSIPVIANGDVKSLKDVESTCLRTGVDGVMVARGLLANPAMFAGYENTPLECVWDWVDIALEHGTPFTCFHQHLIYMLERVSSPAERRVFNALSSTSAVIDYLRHTYSS
- the dus4l gene encoding tRNA-dihydrouridine(20a/20b) synthase [NAD(P)+]-like isoform X1, with the protein product MDSNSKNIMDMFERGKVVKICAPMVRYSKLAFRSLVRKYDCDVCFTPMIIAADFMRSAKARDSEFTTNQADRPLVVQFAANDPQTLAEAASAVAPFSDGVDLNCGCPQRWAMAEGYGACLINDPELVRDMIQQVRSRVENPRYSVSIKIRIHKDLRRTVDLCQKAEMAGVSWVTVHGRTVEERHQPVHYDAIRTIKDSVSIPVIANGDVKSLKDVESTCLRTGVDGVMVARGLLANPAMFAGYENTPLECVWDWVDIALEHGTPFTCFHQHLIYMLERVSSPAERRVFNALSSTSAVIDYLRHTYSS